The following proteins are co-located in the Pseudomonas synxantha genome:
- a CDS encoding efflux RND transporter permease subunit, producing MSRFFIDRPIFAWVIALVIMLGGALAIRSLPINQYPNIAPPAVQISVTYPGASAQTVQDTVVQVIEQQLNGMEGLRYITSNGNTDGSMQIIVTFDQGTNPDIAQVQVQNKLQLATPSLPEEVQRQGIRVVKYQVNFMLIVGLVSTDGHLNGFDLGNLIVSNMQDPISRTKGVGDFLLLGAQNSMRIWLDPAKLNSYQLVPQDIIDAVSTENVQVSSGLIGGLPAKKGVQLSATVIGKVRMRTADEFKQILVKVNPDGSQVRLQDVAEVSLGSENYSIFNKYDGAPSAGIALRLATGANLLDTVDRVHETVDRIKPYLPKGVEVIYPYDTSPVVAASIESVVHTLFEAIILVFLVMYLFLQNLRATLIPTLAVPVVLLATFGVLFACGFTINVMTMFAMVLAIGLLVDDAIVVVENVERLMVEEHLSPKEATRKSMDQISGALVGIGLVISAVFLPMAFFGGSAGIIYRQFAITIISAMGFSVLIALIFTPALCATLLKPHKAGAGEKKGFFGWFNRTFERNTQRYQSGVSAMLGRRGLFMLVYLVLIGGVVFLFTKVPSSFLPDEDQGVFVVQVQLPANASSERNEEVLTEVRDYLAKDEKDSVASSFTINGFNFAGRGQSSGLVFVNMRPYEERRDPERSVFAVAKRAQARFASIKEGDVIAVVPPAILEMGNATGFDMFLQDNAGVGHTALMAARNQFLEIAAQDPVLAMTRPNGMNDEAQYQVIIDNEKARALEVSIADINQTMSVAWGSAYVNDFIDRDRVKKVYVQGNEDSRLSPEDFDKWYVRNAKGNMVPFSAFATGKWVYGSPKLERYNGIPSIEILGQPAPGYSTGDAMRSVERIAAQLPAGIGMAYTGLSYEERQAGSQAPALYVLSLLIVFLCLAALYESWTVPVSVMLVVPLGVLGAVAATLLRGLSNDVFFQVGMLTTMGLAAKNAILIIEFAKDLYEHQGRTLIQAATEAAGLRLRPIIMTSIAFVMGVLPLARAHGPGSGSQHSIGTGVVGGTLAATFLAIFFVPLFYVVVMKLFSKTAKSEVVEGEQA from the coding sequence ATGTCCCGTTTCTTCATTGATCGACCGATCTTCGCGTGGGTGATAGCCCTCGTGATCATGCTCGGCGGTGCTCTAGCAATCCGTTCACTGCCAATCAACCAATACCCCAACATCGCTCCACCTGCGGTGCAGATCAGCGTCACCTACCCAGGTGCATCTGCGCAGACCGTGCAAGACACCGTTGTTCAGGTGATCGAGCAGCAGCTCAATGGCATGGAGGGTTTACGTTACATCACCTCCAACGGCAATACCGACGGCAGCATGCAAATCATCGTGACCTTCGATCAGGGAACCAACCCCGATATCGCTCAGGTGCAGGTGCAAAACAAACTGCAACTGGCAACGCCGTCACTGCCAGAGGAAGTCCAGCGTCAGGGCATCCGAGTGGTGAAATACCAGGTCAACTTCATGTTGATCGTGGGCTTGGTCTCAACCGACGGTCACCTCAACGGCTTCGATCTGGGCAACTTGATCGTTTCGAACATGCAAGACCCCATTTCCCGCACCAAGGGTGTGGGTGACTTCCTGTTGCTGGGTGCTCAGAACTCGATGCGGATCTGGCTCGACCCAGCGAAGTTGAACAGCTACCAGTTAGTGCCTCAGGACATCATCGATGCCGTGAGCACGGAGAACGTTCAGGTGTCGTCCGGCTTGATCGGCGGTTTGCCTGCCAAGAAAGGCGTGCAACTGAGTGCGACGGTAATCGGCAAGGTGCGCATGCGCACGGCCGATGAGTTCAAGCAGATCCTGGTGAAGGTGAATCCTGACGGCTCCCAAGTGCGCCTACAGGATGTCGCCGAAGTCTCGCTGGGTAGCGAAAACTACTCGATCTTCAATAAGTACGACGGGGCTCCATCGGCAGGCATTGCACTGCGTTTGGCCACTGGCGCAAATCTTCTGGACACTGTTGATCGTGTTCACGAGACAGTCGACCGAATCAAACCGTACCTGCCCAAAGGCGTCGAAGTTATCTATCCGTACGACACCTCACCGGTAGTTGCGGCGTCGATTGAATCTGTGGTTCACACCTTGTTCGAAGCCATCATTCTGGTCTTCCTGGTGATGTACCTGTTCCTGCAGAACCTTCGTGCCACCTTGATTCCAACGCTCGCAGTGCCTGTCGTTCTGCTCGCGACATTCGGGGTTCTGTTCGCCTGTGGCTTCACGATAAACGTGATGACCATGTTCGCCATGGTACTTGCGATCGGTCTGCTGGTAGACGATGCGATCGTTGTAGTGGAGAACGTTGAGCGCTTGATGGTTGAGGAGCATCTTTCGCCCAAGGAGGCGACGCGCAAGTCGATGGACCAGATTTCCGGCGCATTGGTGGGTATCGGGCTGGTGATCTCGGCGGTGTTCCTGCCCATGGCTTTCTTTGGGGGATCGGCCGGCATCATCTACCGCCAGTTCGCGATCACAATCATCTCCGCGATGGGGTTCTCGGTACTGATCGCCTTGATCTTTACCCCGGCGCTCTGCGCAACACTGCTCAAGCCTCATAAAGCGGGTGCAGGTGAGAAGAAAGGATTCTTTGGCTGGTTCAACCGCACGTTCGAGCGAAACACGCAACGTTATCAATCGGGTGTCAGCGCGATGCTTGGCCGGCGCGGGCTGTTCATGCTCGTGTACCTGGTCTTGATTGGCGGGGTAGTTTTCCTCTTCACCAAAGTGCCGAGTTCATTCCTTCCGGATGAAGACCAAGGGGTATTCGTCGTGCAGGTTCAGTTGCCGGCAAACGCCAGCTCTGAGCGCAATGAAGAAGTGCTTACCGAGGTTCGTGACTACCTGGCCAAGGATGAGAAGGACAGCGTTGCGTCGTCGTTTACCATCAATGGCTTCAACTTCGCAGGACGCGGGCAGAGCTCCGGGCTAGTCTTCGTCAACATGCGCCCGTACGAAGAACGTCGAGATCCTGAGCGCTCGGTGTTTGCCGTCGCAAAACGCGCTCAGGCACGATTTGCCAGCATCAAGGAAGGCGACGTCATTGCGGTCGTTCCTCCGGCCATTTTGGAGATGGGTAACGCCACAGGTTTCGATATGTTCCTGCAGGATAACGCGGGGGTTGGACATACCGCGCTCATGGCTGCGCGCAACCAGTTTCTCGAAATCGCTGCGCAAGACCCTGTTCTTGCCATGACCCGGCCTAACGGCATGAATGATGAAGCCCAGTACCAGGTCATCATCGACAATGAGAAGGCTCGGGCCCTTGAAGTGTCGATCGCAGACATCAACCAGACCATGTCCGTTGCGTGGGGCTCCGCCTATGTAAATGACTTCATCGATCGCGACCGGGTAAAGAAAGTCTATGTTCAAGGTAACGAGGACTCCCGTCTCTCGCCTGAGGACTTCGATAAATGGTACGTGCGTAACGCCAAGGGCAACATGGTTCCCTTCTCGGCGTTCGCGACCGGCAAATGGGTCTATGGCTCTCCCAAGCTCGAACGCTACAACGGCATCCCATCGATCGAAATTCTTGGGCAACCCGCGCCGGGTTATAGCACCGGTGATGCCATGCGATCCGTCGAGCGTATTGCCGCTCAGTTGCCTGCCGGCATCGGGATGGCCTACACCGGACTGTCCTATGAAGAGCGGCAGGCCGGCTCCCAGGCGCCTGCGCTTTATGTGCTTTCACTTCTCATCGTGTTCCTGTGTCTGGCAGCCCTCTACGAGAGTTGGACGGTGCCCGTTTCGGTGATGTTGGTTGTGCCGCTGGGCGTACTTGGCGCGGTTGCTGCAACGCTGTTGCGCGGCCTATCGAACGACGTGTTCTTCCAGGTGGGGATGCTCACCACCATGGGCCTCGCCGCCAAAAACGCGATCCTCATCATTGAGTTCGCCAAAGACCTCTACGAGCATCAAGGACGCACGCTGATTCAAGCCGCCACCGAAGCTGCTGGCCTGCGATTGCGCCCGATCATCATGACGTCAATTGCTTTCGTGATGGGTGTCCTGCCGTTGGCCCGAGCCCATGGGCCCGGCAGCGGCAGTCAGCACTCCATCGGTACTGGCGTCGTTGGCGGCACGCTGGCCGCAACCTTCCTTGCCATCTTCTTCGTCCCGCTGTTCTACGTCGTGGTGATGAAGCTGTTCAGCAAAACGGCCAAAAGCGAAGTGGTTGAAGGAGAACAAGCATGA
- a CDS encoding efflux transporter outer membrane subunit, which yields MRLNHFTCALIVGFGLQGCSLIPENIQPAAPVQNQWPQGPAYQTKGSSAQIKAVSGWKQFFRDPAMSQLIETALINNRDLRQAVLNVQAYRAQYRIQRSELFPSVDVNADGSRQRVPSDLSTTGKAGIESQYGLNVGITSYELDVFGRVRSLERSALENYLVTEEAQHSVQIGLIADVATAYITWRTDQALLKVTQATLDSYGNSLSLIDASHLAGTASALDVRQARTLVDGARAQMFLYTRQVAQDANALQLLLGAQLPSWVTDAPLGRDVLAEIPAGLPATLLQQRPDIRAAEHDLLAANANIGAARAAFFPSIRLTATAGTTSAELDGLFKGGSGNWSFSPQINIPIFNGGRLRANLDYAQIQKDIRVAKYEKSIQTAFREVADGLAALGTYDGQLQAQRDLVRSSQEYYEMAKQRYNEGVDNYLTLLDAQRELFSARQQLLTDRLQQLDSQVQLYKALGGGWSKNGVTTSNR from the coding sequence ATGAGACTGAACCACTTCACCTGTGCGCTGATCGTTGGCTTCGGGCTTCAGGGATGCTCTCTGATCCCTGAAAACATCCAGCCTGCGGCGCCGGTACAGAATCAATGGCCACAAGGTCCTGCTTACCAGACCAAGGGGAGCAGCGCGCAGATCAAGGCAGTTTCTGGGTGGAAGCAATTCTTTCGCGACCCGGCAATGAGCCAACTGATCGAGACCGCGCTGATCAACAACAGAGACCTGCGCCAAGCCGTACTGAACGTGCAGGCCTACCGTGCTCAGTACAGGATCCAGCGCTCCGAGTTATTCCCGTCTGTGGATGTGAATGCTGACGGCTCCCGGCAACGCGTACCATCAGACCTTTCCACCACAGGCAAAGCCGGGATCGAGAGCCAATATGGCCTGAACGTCGGGATTACGTCTTACGAACTGGATGTCTTCGGTCGCGTTCGCAGCCTTGAGCGCAGTGCGCTGGAAAACTATCTGGTAACAGAAGAAGCCCAACACAGTGTGCAGATTGGCTTGATTGCAGACGTCGCAACGGCCTACATCACCTGGAGAACGGATCAGGCTTTGCTGAAGGTCACGCAAGCCACGCTGGACAGCTATGGCAACAGCCTTTCGCTGATTGATGCCAGCCATCTGGCGGGCACGGCATCGGCACTGGACGTTCGCCAGGCGCGAACGCTTGTGGATGGCGCGAGGGCGCAAATGTTTTTGTACACCCGCCAAGTCGCCCAAGACGCCAACGCATTGCAATTACTGCTGGGGGCCCAGCTCCCCTCCTGGGTCACTGATGCGCCGCTGGGCAGAGACGTTCTTGCCGAGATCCCAGCAGGTTTACCCGCGACGCTCCTTCAACAACGGCCTGACATCCGCGCAGCCGAGCACGACTTGCTGGCAGCCAATGCCAACATCGGCGCAGCCCGAGCAGCGTTCTTCCCAAGCATCCGTCTGACTGCAACAGCGGGGACTACGAGTGCAGAACTTGATGGGTTGTTCAAAGGCGGATCAGGCAACTGGAGCTTTTCGCCGCAAATCAACATTCCGATCTTCAACGGGGGGCGGCTGCGCGCGAACCTGGACTACGCACAAATCCAGAAAGACATCCGTGTAGCCAAGTATGAGAAAAGTATCCAGACCGCTTTCAGAGAAGTCGCCGATGGACTGGCTGCGCTCGGCACGTATGACGGCCAGCTCCAGGCGCAGCGTGATCTGGTGCGTTCCAGTCAGGAGTACTACGAGATGGCGAAGCAACGGTATAACGAGGGGGTCGACAACTACCTGACGTTGCTCGACGCCCAGCGTGAGTTGTTCTCGGCTCGCCAGCAATTGCTGACCGATCGTCTGCAGCAACTCGATAGCCAAGTGCAGCTTTACAAGGCTCTTGGAGGTGGCTGGAGCAAAAACGGTGTGACGACTTCCAACCGCTAA
- a CDS encoding ABC transporter ATP-binding protein codes for MKTAADPVVRFSHVSKVFKLEDGDFQAIQDVSLDIADGEFVAIVGASGCGKSTLLRLLIGLDRAFSGNISIDGRPVEGVGSGRGIVFQEHRLFPWLNVSENIGLALGNTVLDPEAKRKRIESMVELVGLEKFSRAYPHQLSGGMAQRVAIARGLVTSPRLLLLDEPFSALDALTRQQIQDELLNIRQRYRVTTVLVTHDVEEAIYLADRVVVLQPRPGRIKDIVDIDLPRPRQRSGYDFYRLKEALLHRLTKEGEYELAERNLLKEIPLRFIAQ; via the coding sequence ATGAAAACCGCGGCAGATCCCGTCGTCCGTTTCAGTCACGTAAGCAAAGTGTTCAAGCTCGAAGACGGAGACTTCCAGGCCATACAGGACGTGAGCCTGGATATCGCCGACGGTGAGTTCGTCGCCATTGTGGGTGCCAGCGGATGCGGAAAGTCCACGCTGCTGCGACTGTTGATTGGCCTGGACAGAGCATTCAGTGGAAACATCAGCATTGATGGTCGGCCGGTGGAAGGAGTTGGCAGTGGCCGTGGAATTGTTTTCCAAGAGCACCGACTATTTCCATGGCTTAACGTCAGCGAAAATATCGGTCTGGCACTGGGCAATACAGTGCTTGACCCAGAGGCAAAGCGTAAGAGGATCGAGTCAATGGTCGAGTTGGTAGGCCTGGAGAAATTCAGCCGGGCATATCCCCACCAGCTGTCTGGCGGTATGGCACAACGCGTTGCCATTGCCCGAGGCCTGGTGACCAGTCCTCGTCTTTTACTCCTCGACGAGCCGTTCAGTGCATTGGATGCACTCACTCGGCAGCAGATTCAAGACGAACTGTTGAACATCCGCCAACGCTATCGTGTTACCACGGTACTGGTGACCCATGATGTGGAGGAGGCGATATACCTTGCGGATCGGGTGGTAGTGCTGCAACCCCGTCCTGGCCGGATCAAGGATATTGTTGATATTGATCTTCCCCGTCCGCGTCAGCGCAGTGGCTATGACTTTTACCGGCTCAAAGAGGCGCTGCTGCATAGGCTGACCAAGGAAGGCGAGTATGAGCTTGCAGAGCGGAACCTATTGAAAGAAATTCCGCTGAGGTTTATTGCCCAATAA
- a CDS encoding alpha/beta hydrolase fold domain-containing protein gives MNFIKSCRCLSYATMIGLPVVCCPALTYASQFSTSTAFSTQGIGVASKVQLTVQEVSSPRTFTHGVTRLTDIVYATPDGHRPLTLDLYLPQRPVGHRPLIVYVHGGGWSSGHSRVAGAFEDFPAVLARFAAQGYVVASLNYRLSAEAAFPSALEDVRTAVEWLQERHRDYGVDPSRMAIWGSSAGSQLAALAALDCNHSANRTAPCAKVLISWFGIFDFSTLVKDLRFAAIIQASRRYLHCPDGPCAAATLNAASPINHIGKSAPSVLLIHGMADQVVPSQQSEAMAQALQRQGVQATLLLLPDVSHSFVGKDQIATRAANYAALEATAQFLGEHL, from the coding sequence ATGAACTTTATCAAGTCCTGCAGATGCTTAAGCTACGCAACAATGATTGGTCTGCCCGTTGTCTGCTGCCCGGCACTGACCTATGCCTCGCAGTTCAGTACGTCGACAGCATTTTCCACCCAAGGTATCGGTGTCGCCAGCAAGGTGCAGTTAACCGTTCAAGAGGTTTCATCACCGCGCACGTTCACGCATGGTGTCACCCGTCTTACCGACATCGTGTACGCAACGCCTGATGGTCACCGACCTTTGACGCTGGATCTTTACCTGCCTCAACGGCCTGTCGGCCACCGTCCGCTGATTGTCTATGTGCATGGTGGAGGCTGGTCCAGCGGACATTCACGGGTAGCCGGGGCCTTCGAAGACTTTCCGGCCGTGCTCGCGCGTTTTGCGGCACAAGGCTACGTCGTCGCCTCACTGAATTATCGGCTCAGTGCAGAGGCTGCATTTCCATCAGCCCTTGAGGATGTACGCACCGCCGTTGAGTGGCTGCAAGAAAGGCATCGGGATTACGGCGTCGATCCAAGCCGAATGGCGATTTGGGGCAGCTCGGCCGGCAGTCAGCTTGCCGCGCTTGCCGCACTTGACTGTAATCACTCGGCCAATCGAACCGCACCGTGCGCCAAGGTGCTCATCAGTTGGTTCGGTATATTCGATTTTTCAACCCTGGTGAAAGACCTGCGGTTCGCGGCCATCATTCAGGCCTCTCGAAGATACCTGCACTGCCCAGACGGTCCATGTGCCGCTGCGACTCTGAACGCGGCGAGTCCGATCAACCATATTGGCAAGTCGGCACCGTCGGTGCTGTTGATTCATGGCATGGCCGACCAGGTAGTCCCCAGCCAGCAATCCGAAGCCATGGCGCAAGCACTCCAGCGCCAGGGGGTACAGGCGACGTTGCTGCTTTTGCCGGACGTGAGTCACAGCTTTGTCGGCAAAGATCAGATCGCCACCCGAGCGGCTAATTACGCAGCGCTGGAGGCAACGGCGCAGTTTTTGGGTGAGCATCTCTAG
- a CDS encoding SDR family oxidoreductase has product MQRLQNKYTLITGGTSGIGLETARQFLAEGATVAITGRSENALLAAKRELGDAVLSIQSDAGDAAGQKALARRIAGLWPRLDVLFVNAGDVTHRSIEDWDEAAWDQLMQTNLKGPFFLIQALTPLLSNPSSVILCGSVSARIGLAQSSAYAASKAGLLSLARTLSGELIERGIRVNGLSPGPTETAALGKLGLPAAEQEALRERIRQLVPIGRLGTPWELAKAAVYLASDESTFVVGTELLVDGGVGNL; this is encoded by the coding sequence ATGCAGAGGCTGCAGAACAAATACACACTGATAACCGGTGGCACATCCGGCATTGGCCTGGAAACCGCCCGACAGTTTTTGGCTGAAGGTGCAACGGTCGCGATCACCGGCCGCAGCGAAAACGCATTATTGGCGGCCAAGAGGGAATTGGGAGATGCGGTCCTGTCGATCCAGAGCGATGCGGGTGACGCGGCTGGCCAGAAAGCGTTGGCACGCAGAATCGCCGGGCTGTGGCCTCGGCTGGATGTGCTGTTCGTCAACGCCGGCGACGTCACTCACCGGTCGATCGAGGATTGGGACGAAGCGGCATGGGATCAGCTCATGCAAACCAACCTTAAAGGACCTTTCTTCCTAATCCAGGCCCTGACGCCCTTATTGTCCAACCCGTCTTCGGTGATTCTTTGCGGGTCCGTCAGCGCCAGGATTGGCCTCGCACAAAGCAGTGCGTATGCCGCGAGCAAGGCCGGACTGCTTTCACTGGCACGCACACTCTCGGGAGAACTCATCGAGCGTGGCATACGCGTCAATGGGTTGAGCCCAGGCCCAACTGAAACAGCAGCCCTGGGCAAACTGGGTTTACCCGCCGCCGAGCAAGAAGCGTTGCGCGAGAGAATCCGTCAACTGGTCCCCATCGGGCGCCTGGGAACCCCGTGGGAGCTGGCCAAGGCCGCGGTCTATCTGGCCTCTGACGAATCGACGTTCGTCGTGGGGACAGAATTACTGGTGGATGGCGGCGTCGGCAACTTGTGA
- a CDS encoding LysR family transcriptional regulator, with the protein MSINEDNFANFDMNLIVVFILLYRERSVSRTAKLLSVGQPAVSGSLMRLRRKFEDPLFTRCGRGIVPTERAEQLIAELIPAVNKIEAMLCLKG; encoded by the coding sequence ATGAGTATCAACGAAGATAATTTTGCCAACTTCGACATGAACCTGATTGTGGTCTTCATACTGCTGTATCGCGAACGTAGCGTCTCGCGAACAGCAAAATTGCTAAGCGTTGGCCAGCCAGCCGTAAGTGGGTCACTCATGCGGCTGCGCCGTAAATTCGAAGATCCGTTATTTACCCGGTGCGGGAGAGGGATTGTTCCGACCGAACGAGCTGAACAGCTCATCGCAGAACTGATTCCAGCGGTAAACAAGATTGAGGCAATGCTTTGCCTGAAAGGTTGA
- a CDS encoding MFS transporter, which yields MIPSTSIASSPARLAPALWLIAVAHSLNDLFQAVLPSLYPELQIRFQLSYSQLGLITLMFHLIGSLCQPVVGWYTDHRPSPRLLPWAMMCMIVAMTLLAFADGFTDFLWVAAAVGLGSSIFHPEGSRAARAASEGRLGLAQSVFQLGGNIGSAVAPLLLATLLIMPIKHMALCLAGLAVCGLLLLRRALQISRSHIPSVRFSSASLATLSRGKKIKALLLLTLLLLSKYIYLACIANFYTFFLIERFAVTIAQAQILLFVFLLAITAGTLLGGPLVDRLGMRPVITLSILGACPFALWLPHAPLAVAIGLSIVIGIVIASAFAAILLMAQNLVPGRIGLVAGAFFGLTFGISGIAAAGLGVMSDHWGIVATFTCASCLPLLGVLALWLPRDAHPKTAPLPPALRN from the coding sequence ATGATCCCCTCAACTTCTATTGCTTCCAGCCCTGCTCGCCTGGCTCCTGCACTCTGGCTCATCGCGGTTGCCCATAGCCTCAACGATCTTTTCCAGGCCGTCTTGCCTTCGCTCTACCCTGAGCTGCAAATACGTTTTCAACTGTCCTATTCGCAATTGGGGTTGATCACGCTGATGTTTCATCTGATCGGTTCGCTGTGCCAACCGGTCGTGGGTTGGTATACCGACCATCGACCCAGCCCCAGGCTGTTGCCCTGGGCGATGATGTGCATGATCGTCGCGATGACGTTGCTCGCCTTTGCCGATGGATTCACCGATTTCCTGTGGGTTGCAGCCGCCGTGGGTTTAGGCTCGTCGATCTTTCACCCTGAAGGGTCGCGTGCCGCCCGCGCGGCCTCGGAGGGCCGCCTGGGGTTGGCGCAATCGGTGTTTCAACTGGGCGGAAACATTGGGTCGGCGGTCGCGCCGCTACTGTTGGCGACACTGCTCATCATGCCCATCAAGCACATGGCGTTGTGCTTGGCAGGTCTGGCGGTATGCGGTCTGTTGCTACTGCGTAGAGCCCTGCAGATCAGCCGCTCACACATTCCTTCGGTGCGCTTTTCGAGCGCTTCGCTGGCCACGCTCAGCCGTGGAAAAAAAATCAAGGCACTATTGTTGCTGACGCTGCTGTTGCTCTCCAAATACATCTATCTGGCTTGTATTGCCAACTTCTACACCTTCTTTTTGATCGAGCGTTTTGCCGTCACTATTGCGCAGGCGCAGATATTGCTGTTTGTTTTTCTGCTGGCCATCACCGCTGGCACGTTACTCGGCGGCCCACTGGTTGATCGACTGGGGATGCGTCCGGTCATTACACTTTCCATCCTGGGAGCCTGTCCTTTTGCGCTATGGCTGCCTCACGCCCCCCTGGCGGTGGCGATCGGGTTGTCAATAGTGATCGGGATCGTCATAGCGTCGGCGTTCGCTGCAATCCTGCTGATGGCCCAGAACTTGGTACCCGGCAGGATTGGCTTGGTGGCCGGCGCCTTCTTTGGCCTGACGTTCGGAATCAGTGGCATCGCCGCCGCAGGCTTGGGCGTGATGTCGGATCACTGGGGAATCGTCGCAACGTTCACCTGCGCAAGCTGCCTGCCACTCCTTGGCGTCCTTGCGCTTTGGTTGCCTAGAGATGCTCACCCAAAAACTGCGCCGTTGCCTCCAGCGCTGCGTAATTAG
- a CDS encoding winged helix-turn-helix transcriptional regulator: protein MSSHKPLLHAAHSPSNPPSGCPMVDFVNLISGKWAIPILYRLIVLDSPVRFSELQRAVSPITQKELTRQLRLFEQRGLVTRTVYAQVPPRVEYQITDLGKTLQDTFDLLADWMRVHAAQICASPGDAR, encoded by the coding sequence ATGAGCAGCCACAAGCCTCTGCTGCATGCAGCGCATTCCCCGTCGAACCCGCCGTCAGGTTGCCCGATGGTGGATTTTGTCAACCTGATATCCGGTAAGTGGGCCATTCCGATACTTTATCGACTGATCGTGCTGGATAGTCCTGTGCGGTTTAGCGAGTTGCAGCGGGCTGTTTCGCCGATCACGCAAAAAGAACTGACTCGGCAATTGCGTCTTTTCGAACAGCGCGGACTCGTCACACGCACGGTGTATGCCCAGGTGCCACCTCGGGTGGAATACCAAATCACGGACTTAGGAAAAACCCTGCAGGACACTTTCGATTTACTGGCCGACTGGATGCGGGTTCACGCTGCGCAGATCTGTGCGTCGCCGGGCGACGCTCGTTGA
- a CDS encoding ABC transporter permease: MLISARRVQPWLVPLAIFVLWWVASERHWMSEQILPAPALVWQSAVELAQGELWTHLAISLGRLMLGLVAGVITGAVLGAWLGASHIAERLVLPTFTALAQIPTLAWIPLLMIFLGIGEWLKIAVLIKAVVVPVTLHTLVGVRDAQPTLRELASVMGLSRLSLIRRVIIPATAPSLMAGVRLALSAGWSSLLAVELLASSEGIGYLMVWARQLFMLDIVFVCIVLIGIIGVSMDSGISWIDRRWVFWPHPALAELKPGRHHSTQQWLIPWLLPLALIAVWQAGSWQGWLNPQSMASPGQVVLTLLHGLANGQLPAALGMTLGRTLGGFVLGGTLGVVVGLLLGVSARAQRLLGASLGALRQIAIFAWVPLLTAWFGLGEAAKWAFVAMAAFFPLFIATYRGVAHLPEHLHETSRVLQLTAYKRMRCLILPGAAPAIFSGLRLGMIYAWLGTIGAEYFMPSNGGIGSLMIGAQQLLRSDQIISCMILIGLTGATLNSLGQILEKSATRWRHQ, encoded by the coding sequence ATGTTGATATCAGCCAGGCGCGTGCAACCGTGGCTGGTGCCCTTGGCGATATTCGTGTTGTGGTGGGTCGCCAGCGAGCGGCATTGGATGAGCGAGCAGATCCTCCCGGCACCTGCGCTAGTCTGGCAAAGTGCAGTTGAACTTGCCCAAGGCGAACTCTGGACCCACCTGGCGATCAGTCTGGGTCGGTTGATGCTGGGCCTTGTCGCTGGCGTTATCACGGGCGCAGTGCTGGGTGCGTGGCTGGGGGCAAGCCATATCGCCGAGCGACTGGTACTCCCGACCTTCACGGCCCTGGCCCAGATTCCTACGCTGGCATGGATACCCTTGCTGATGATCTTCCTGGGTATTGGCGAGTGGCTGAAAATCGCCGTTCTGATCAAGGCGGTCGTGGTGCCCGTTACGCTGCACACCTTGGTTGGGGTACGGGATGCACAACCAACGCTGAGAGAGCTGGCATCGGTCATGGGACTGTCCAGGCTGTCGCTCATACGCCGCGTGATTATCCCGGCGACGGCGCCTTCCCTCATGGCTGGCGTGCGGTTGGCATTGTCCGCAGGCTGGTCATCACTCCTCGCTGTCGAACTCCTGGCCTCAAGCGAAGGCATAGGCTACTTGATGGTCTGGGCCCGTCAGCTATTCATGCTGGATATCGTGTTCGTCTGCATCGTGTTGATCGGCATCATTGGCGTAAGCATGGATAGTGGCATCAGTTGGATCGACCGACGTTGGGTATTCTGGCCCCATCCTGCGCTGGCCGAGCTGAAGCCCGGCCGCCACCATTCGACGCAGCAATGGCTGATTCCCTGGCTGCTTCCGTTGGCACTGATCGCTGTTTGGCAAGCCGGCAGCTGGCAAGGCTGGTTGAATCCGCAGTCGATGGCTTCCCCTGGGCAAGTGGTGCTAACCCTGCTGCACGGTTTGGCAAACGGGCAACTGCCCGCGGCACTTGGCATGACGTTGGGGCGCACGCTGGGTGGCTTCGTCCTGGGCGGTACGCTGGGTGTGGTGGTGGGATTACTGCTGGGTGTCTCTGCTCGTGCCCAACGATTGCTGGGCGCCAGTCTGGGGGCGTTGCGCCAGATCGCGATTTTCGCCTGGGTGCCGTTGCTGACGGCATGGTTCGGATTGGGTGAAGCCGCCAAATGGGCATTTGTGGCAATGGCTGCATTTTTCCCCTTGTTTATTGCCACGTACCGTGGAGTCGCTCATCTGCCGGAACACTTGCATGAGACTTCGCGGGTACTGCAGTTGACCGCCTATAAACGTATGCGGTGCCTGATCCTGCCCGGCGCGGCGCCCGCCATCTTCAGTGGCTTGCGCCTCGGGATGATCTACGCCTGGCTGGGCACCATCGGTGCGGAATATTTCATGCCTTCCAATGGCGGCATCGGCAGTCTGATGATCGGGGCCCAGCAGTTATTGCGCTCCGATCAGATTATCAGTTGCATGATACTTATCGGTTTGACGGGGGCCACGCTGAACAGCCTCGGACAGATACTTGAAAAGAGCGCGACGCGCTGGAGACATCAATGA